The Bacteroidota bacterium genome segment AAAGAACATTATAATAACGAGCGCCCTCACGATTCTCTTAACTCTTTGTCTCCAAAACAATATTTACTCAACAACAAAAATCAAAATCAACCAATCCCAAAACACAATTTTGAACTGTCCTAACAATGGGGAAGCTTACACCTGTTGGACCAGTTACACCATTGGTTCCGTTTGTTCCTGCTGTGCCTGTGGGACCGGTTACACCATTGGTTCCATTCGTTCCTGCTGTGCCTGTGGGACCGGTTGCTCCATTAGTTCCATTTGCACCCGTAGGTCCGGTTGGTCCTATGGCTTGCACCCATTTTGTTCCGTCCCAATACCAGTATCCAACACCTCCGCCTGTCATGGCAGCATTGGTGTTATAGACTAGTAAACTTGTTGCAGGACTTGGAATGGTTATCACATCCGTAGTGGAAGTTAAACTCACCCTCGGGATGAGCAGCCCTTTGTTGGTAAAATCAACATCCAATCCTGCAGAGGAATTGGGAGTGGCGCCCGTTAGATTAATTCCAACGTTTTGCGAAAACATTTCTCCTCCGTAAAAAAGAAGAAAAGAAATAATTGCGGGGGTATAAATTTTTTTCATGCGAAAAGAATTAATGTGATTTAACAGTTCAAAGGTAAACTTATAAATGAAAGTCTCTTAGATAGTCCGAAGGAGACCTTGGAGATTTCTTACTGAATTGCGTTGGGCAGTTAAAAAGATGAACGCAATTGTTGATTTCATGAACGCATTTGTTTCTTTTATGAAAACAACAGTTAAAATCATTCATGCGGTTGTTTCAAATAATAAAGCAATTGTTTCGTTTATGAAAACAACTGTTTAAATCATGAACACGATTGTTAAAAACATGAACACATTTTTTTCTTTTATTAACCCGATAGTTTACATGATGAAAGCGTTTGGTTCATGTTTTGATATAGTTCCTGATAGAATGATTAAAAAACCTTCTTGCCATGGAACAACATTTAGGAAACATTATTGAAAA includes the following:
- a CDS encoding collagen-like protein; its protein translation is MFSQNVGINLTGATPNSSAGLDVDFTNKGLLIPRVSLTSTTDVITIPSPATSLLVYNTNAAMTGGGVGYWYWDGTKWVQAIGPTGPTGANGTNGATGPTGTAGTNGTNGVTGPTGTAGTNGTNGVTGPTGVSFPIVRTVQNCVLGLVDFDFCC